The nucleotide window ACGAGTTCACGGACGCGCCTGGGGCCGCTGCGGTGCCGTTCGCGCTGGTCGAAAGCGCCCCGACGCCGTCGGAAGGGGGCGGGAGGGGTTCTTACCGCCGGCTTACCAAACCCGTTCTGCCTGATCCCGCAACCGATCCGGCACCATACTTCGCCGCGGCGTTCTCGTTCCCACAGTGGCTCGCGAACCGCTGGTTGAAGAGGTACGGCGTCGACGAGTGCGTCCGCTTGGGTTTTTGGTTCAATGCCGCACCGCCGCTGTGGGTTCGGGTGAACAAACTGCGCGCGAGCCGCGAGAGCTACCGCATCCAGCTCGCGGCGCAGACGATCGAGGTCGAACCCGGCGAGCACCCGCAGGCGCTGCGGTTTTCGCAGCATCACAGCATCCGCGACCTGCCCGGGTACGCCGAAGGCGACTTCGCGGTGCAGGACCATTCGTCGATGTTGGTGGCGTCCGCGCTGGGTGTCCAGCCCGGGATGCGGATTCTGGACGCCTGCGCCGCGCCGGGCGGGAAGACCACGCACCTGATGGAACTGATGGACGGCCGCGGGCACATCACCGCGTGCGACATCGACCCGAAGCGGCTCGAAACGGTCGCCGCCCTCGCACAGCGGATGCGGCTCACGGGCATCGAAACCGTTCTGCTGAAGGATAATGAGGAGTTCCCCGCGGGGCCGTTCGACGCCGCCCTGGTGGACGTGCCGTGTAGTAATACGGGCGTGATCGGGCGCCGTCCGGAGGTGAGGTGGCGCCTTAAACCGAACGAATTCGAGTACCTCATCCGCCTTCAAACGCGACTGCTGATCCTCGCGGCCGATCGCGTCAAGCCCGGCGGTGCGGTGGTGTACTCCACGTGCAGCATCGAGCCCGACGAGAACGAGGGTGTCGTGAAAGCGGTGCTCCGCGGGATGCGCGGGCTGACGCTCGAAGCGGAACACCACTCGGTCCCGGGGCGGCCGTCCGATGGCGGGTACTGGGCGCGACTTCGGAAGGCGAACGCGTAGCCGGCACGGTTGGCCTTGACGCGGTCCGACCGGGGCGGGTCTACTCTCGGTTCGGGTTCTCGCGATTACCAACCGGAACACGTCTATGGCCACGGACACGGCCCCGCCTTCGCCCGCCCCCGGCGGCGCCCTTGGCCCCGCTCCGCGGGGGGGGCGCGCTCAAACGTCGGCCGCCGACCCCACGACGCACTTGTGGCAGTTGCCGGTGCTGCTGATCGGCGTTGGCGTGTTCGTGTCCGCGTGGCAGGGGTGGCTCCCGGCCGGGCAGAGCGACCCCGCATCCGCGTTCCGGCGCGCCGTCGAGTCACTTCGGGGCAGCTACGAGAAGCACGCCCCCGATCCTGAGGAGCTGAAAGCCAACCTCACCAGGGTGGCGACCGAAATCGACACCTTCCCCGAACACGCTCCGCTCGCCCGGTTCCACCTGGGCAGCGGGTACGTTCGGCTCGCCGAGATCACCCCCGCTCTGGAGGAGTCTCGGGGGTACTGGACGCTCGCCCGGCAGCACTTCGAGCGGGTCGATGAGAACCAGATTCGCGACCCGAATGACGCCCCGCGGCTGTCGTTCCGCAAGGCAAAAGTGCGGGCCGCGGTCGGGCTGCCGGCGGACGCACCGGCGGCCGACCTCGCGCTCCTCACCACCGTACTGAACGCTCCCCCGCCGGGCGAAGAGGGGGGCGACACCAAGCGCCTTATTGCGGACCTGGCCCTGCGCCAAAACCCACCCGACCTGGCGGGTGCGAAAGTCGCATTGAACGACTATGTCCGGTCGGCCGGTCCGGTCACGCCAGCCGCTTCGCTCGCACGCGCGCGGCTCAAGCTGGCGGCCATCTTCCTCCTCACGAAGGAATACGAGCACGCCCGCAAGTGGCTCGGGCAGATCGGCGCGGACGCGCCCGTCGACGTGTTCGCCCCCGCGAAAGCGGAGATGGCCCGGGTATTAATGGCCGAGGGCGACTACGCCGGAGCCACGAAGGAGCTGGACGCGCTGCGCGCCGTGCCCGGGTTGCCGACCGTGTACCGTGTGGGGTCGGCCTACGACCTCGGCGTGTGCAAGCTGCGGTTGCGCGAGCCCGATGCCGCGTTAAAACTCTTTGAGGAAGCCGTGAAGGGCACCGGCGAAGAGGCCGTCGCCGCCGCCGTTCAGTTGGCCGAATTGCACCTCCGGTCCCAGGATCAGAACCGACACAAGGCGGCGGTGCCGCTGCTCATGGACGCCGTCAAGGCCGCCAAGAGCGCCGCCGACTTCCGGAACGAGTTCGTGGCGGTTGCCGAGGTGCAGGCCGCGTTCGAACTCGCGGTCACCACGCTGCTCGCGGACGGTGCGTTCGAGCCCGCGCTGACGGTCGCGGACGCGTACGGCGCGGTGGCGGCATCCGGGCGCGAGCGCGAGAAGCGGGCCGACGTGCTGGCCGCGTGGGGCACGGCAATTATGAAGTCCCAGAGCCCGACCGAAGCGGGGCCGAAATTGAAGGCTGCGGCCGATGAGTACGCGGCGCTGGTCGCGTTTCAGCCCGGGACCGACGGAAAACTGGAACTGCTGCGCCGGGCCTCGGAACTGTACCGCCGCGCCAACGACCCGGGGGCGGCCGTGCAGCGGTTGCAGGAGGCGGTGAAGCTCCCGAACATCCCCGCGCAACTCATCGGCTCGGTGTGGCTGGAGCTGGCCGACGCGATGCTCGCCGCGAAGCAGACCGACGGGGTGTGGCGCGTGTTCAACGAGGTGATGGCCACCGAAGGGTACGCGTCCACCGCCACGCGGTACCGGCTGGCACGCCAGTTCGTGGACTCGCGACACGCGGGGCTGGTGCCCATGGGGCGGGCGCTGTTCGAGCAGATCGCGAAACAGCAAAACGTTTCGCCGGCCGAGCGCGAGTACCACGAGCGGGCGCTCACCGAACTGGCGAACGACTTGATTCAGCAGGGCAACTTCAACGACGCCGAAGCGCGCGTGCGGACGCAACTGAGCATCTACCCGAACGGCCCCGAGGCGCCGCTCGCGCGGTTGCTCCTGGGCGTGTGCCTGCTGTGGAAGGCCGATGCACCGGGCACGGAGCCCGCGGACGCGGCGAAGTGGCGCGAGGAGGCGGTGGCCGCGTTCAAACAGATCGTGGCGGATTGTAACCGGATCGAGCAGCGGAACACAAAGCTCAAGGATGGCGAGCAGTGGCTGCGGCTCCAGGCCTCGCTCCGAATCCTGAAGGCGTACCAGCAGATGGGCAAGTCGAACGATCTGCTGGGCGAGGCCAGCCGGTTGCTGGATCAACACAAGGGCACGGTCGACGAGCTTATCATCTTGAGCCTGATGTACCACGCGTTCAAGCAGAACAACGACCCGGTGAGCATGGCGGCGATTCGGGATCGGATGAAGGAGGCGTTCGACAAGTTGCCGCCGTCGGCGTTCCCGCAGACCGGTGAGGAAAAAGAGTACAGCCGAGGATACTGGCTGACGAAGTGGTTCGCCCCGGAACCGAAGTAGTGTTCGGTCCGGGCGTGCGAAACGGCAGGGGGGTGAAGCTGTTCCGGCTTCGCCCCCCTGCCGTTTTCGCACGCCCGGACCGAACACTACTTCGCCAGGTAGATCACGACCGCAACCGCGAGCCACACGAGCCCGAAAAGCACCCCCGCGATCATCCCCGTGATCGCGAGCCGTGCGGTGCGTTGCGCCCGCGCCAGCGCTTCGGCCGCCGCCGCCGCTTCGCGGATCGGCCCCACATCGAGCCCGCCGGTGCTTTCCTGCACCGCCGCCGCCGCCAGCGGGGGCAGCTTTCCGGACGGCTGCCCGTGCCGGTCCGGGACGTTCACGAACGGCAGCAGCGCCTGCACCGCCACGCCGGCGGTCGGGTAACGGTCCCCCGGCTCCTTGGCGAGCATGACTTCGACGACGTCGGACAGCGCTTCGGGGATCTCGTCGCGCAGCTCGCGTGGCGGGACCACCGGTGTGAGCTGGTGCGCGATCATCTTCGCCGCGGTCGTCCCGGCGAACGGCGGGCGGCCGGTCAGCAAGTGATAGAGGGTGGCGCCGAGGTTGTAGATGTCGGCCCGATGATCCGCGCTCTCGCAATTGCGGAGCTGCTCGGGGGCCGCGTAGTCCGTGGTCGCCAGTAGCCCGCTGTTGCGGGCAAGTTTCGTTCCCGATTCCTCGAAGAACTCCGCGAGGCCGAGGTCCAGCACCTTCACGATGCCGTCGCCCCCGACGAGCAGGTTCGCGGGCTTGATATCCCGGTGGGCGACGCCCTTGTCGTGCGCGTGCTGGAGCCCGGCCGCGGCCTGCACGGCGTAACTGACCGCCTCGCCGACGGGCAACCGCCCCCGCGCGGTGAGGGTGCGGTCGAGGGTCTCGCCGTCAATGTACTCGAGTACGAGGAAATGGGTGCCCTTGTCGCAGGCGACGTCGTAGGCGTGAACGATGTTGGGGTGGTCGAGGGTCGCGGCGGCGCGGGCCTCACGGTAGAACCGCTCCACGTTGACGGGGTCGAGGGCCTGACGCCCCGGCAGCACCTTGAGCGCGACCTTGCGGCGGAGGGCGGCGTGTTCGGCGAGGAACACGGTTCCCATGCCGCCGGCGCCGATCTGGTTCAGGATGCGGTACGGCCCCAGCCGGAAGCCCTTGTGCTTACCCTGGAGGATGAGCTTCGCCTGGAACGGGGTGAGGATGCCCGCCTGTACCAGTCGCGTCGCGGTGTCGGACGCGGTCGGGGGGAGCGGCCCGGACCGGCTGACGAACCCGCTGAGTGCGTCGTCGTCCGTGATCTCGGCGCGCCGCACGAGTTCGAGGACGGCGTCACCGGTGCGAGGTGGTTCGGGCATTCGGTGTGACCCTGAAGGCAGTGGGCGCGCTGCGAATCGCGAGCCCGGCGGAGACATGGCGATCCCGGGCGCGGGCCGACCAAACCCGCGGAGATTTTAATTGCCTAGCGAACGGATGGAAAGTGAAACCCACACTAAAAGTCAGCATGCCAGAACGCCGGCGCGAAGTCAAACGTTTGCCAAAGGAATGTCCCGGCCAACTCGACACCCCCGTGGCGTCGCGGTAAAGTGAATGCCGTCGCGCCCCCGAATTCTTTCAGCACCCGCACGAATATGGCTCGGCAGAAAGCACCTCTCCGAAGCCACCGACCAACGGTGCCCCGTCGTCTGGAGCCGATCCGGAGTGCCTGCCGGCACGCTTCCCGTCGCTAACTGTGGAGAACGTGCGCTGTTTCGGCCCGAAGCACACTCTTGACCTGTCAGATGGGAACGGCAAGTTTGGAATTCTTGCGGCACGTGGTACGTCACGCGGGATCGCGGTTGTGTGTGATTCGGGACGGCTCGCCGATGAATCGGCGTGCGCTCGTGATGGACTTCTTGCACAGCCCGAGGGTCGAGTGATCGAGGTCGAACGGTCGCCGGGGGCAGCTCCGGATCTCAACCCGTGGGACACTGGTGGGTGGGACCACCTCAAGCATGCGGAGTTCCGCGAACCCCTCATCATTTCAGACCTGGCCCCGCGGCTCTACCGCTACTTCGGTGCAGCCCGGATCGCCGGATCGCCGCTCATTGCGGTCGGCGGGGGCGTCGATCACATCCACCTGCTCGTGTCGCTCGGTCGATGCGGGGGGCGGGTGCGTTGCTGATTTGGTCCTCGACCTGAAGGCGGCCCCGTCCGCGTGGGTTCATGAGACGTTCCCCGCGGTGCGGTTCGCGTGGCAGGCCGGGTACGGGGCGTTCGCGGTCAGCAAGTCGAACGTCGAGGCGGTGCGGGCCTACATCGGACGCCAGGAGGAGCACCACCGCAAGCAAAACTACCAGGACGAGTACCGCGAGTTCCTGACCCGGCACGAACAGGAATGGGACGAACGATATGTGTGGGATTGAGGCGAGCAAGATGAGTCATCCGGGGTGACGCGATGACGGAAGCCGAGTGGCTGGCGTGTGAAGACCCTCGCTTCATGCTGCACGGGGCGATGTCCGAAGTCGTGACCGGACGGAAAATCCGATTGTTCGGATGTGCGGCCTGTCGCCGGCTTTGGGACGAGATCGAAGACCGGCGGTGCCGCGAAGCGATCGAGGCGTCTGAACGGTACGCCGATGATTCGCTGCCGGAACGCGAACTCGATCGGCTCTCGGCCGCGGCCGAAGAAGCGTTCGAATAAGCGTTCGAAGAAGCGGTTGCGGAACGCGACGACCGGCTGATCCATCTGGCTGGAGCGTCATCGGATGTCTCAAACCCCTTGATGACGCTGACCCAAATCGTCGGGGCGGTCGACGCGCTTTCTCAGGCCTCTTGGAGCGGTCCGCTCGAGGAGCGGCGCGCCCAGGTCGGTTTGCTGCGCGACATCTTCGGTGACCTGTTCAACCCGGCTGCGCTCTCCCCGGAATGGATCACCGACACCGCGGTGGCCCTATCGCGCGAGATGTACCACTCACGCGACTTCAGCGCGATGCCGATTCTTGCCGACGCCCTTCAAGACGCCGGGTGCGACAGCAAGATCGTTCTTGCGCACTGCCGCGGGCCGGGGCCGCACGTCCGCGGGTGCTGGGTGGTAGACTTGGTACTGGGCAAAAGTTAACCCGAGTCGATACACCCAGGCACGTGACGTGCCGCCCGCGGTGCCATCTGCCGAATGGGGCAGCGCGTCGCGGCAACGGCGGTATCAGCATCCGGTGCATGAAGCGGTTTGATGTGGGGGCGCGACCGGTCGCAACCGCGCCCTTCGACAACCCGAATGCCCGATGATTTCGGCGGAGCTTGTGCGATGAGCGGCTCAATTCACCGGGGAAGTAGCGGAGTATACGGCGTGTCACCGCCCGCAAGTAACGGGGGCACTGATGGGACGCCGACGGGACATTCGCTGCCGGTGGGCGGGTCGCGGACTGGCAATTCGCTGGTTGGTTGCTACCACGAATTCCACGCTTCAACGCTCGGAACGCGGCCCCAGCATTAATCAGGAAATGAGATGCAACACGTTGCCGTGTTTAGCTTTGCATTCGCCGCTTTGCGGGCGAATTGATATTTCCCGCGCTCGAATCCGAGCTTCGGCTCGGAACCGTGAGGGACAAAAGAGCGGGAATGACCGACTTGCGACGACGTGGGCCGGTGCTCGGTGGTGGCCGGCGCGCCTGTTGCGGTTCACCAACTGGCCGCGCCGAACTTGAGGTCCGCTCATGCCCGATGATGTGTTCACCCTGCGTTCGCCGATGCCCGTGTCGGCCGACGAACTGTACGCCTGGCACGCCCGCCCGCTCGCGTTCCGGCGGCGCGCGCCGCCCTGGGAGGATACCCGGGTCGTGAAGCAAGAGGGGGCGTTCGGTGCGGACGGGTTCCGCGTCACCCTCCGCACCAACGTCGTTGGTCCGGTCAGTGGAACGTGGCTCGCCGAGTCCTACGACTTCCGCCCGGGGCTCGGGTTCCGGGACCGACAGATCGAGGGGCCGTTCGCGGCCTTCAACCACAACCATGACTTCATCCCGAACGGCCCGGACCGCTCGTTCCTCGAAGACCGCATCGAGTATCGCGTCCCCTTGGGTTGGCCCGGACGGGTACTCGGGAGCGGCATCGTCAAGCGGCGGCTCGCGCAGGTGTTCGCCGTGATGGGGCGGCACTAAGGCCGACCGCGCCGAGTACGCGGCGATGGCTCGTGCGTTTCTCTCACCGTGATTCTCCCCGCCGGAGTCCGTGACGTGACCTCTCCCGTTTTGCTCAGCATCGACCAGGGGACCACCAGCTCGCGCGCCGTCGTGTACGACGCCTCAACGTTCACGGTTCTGGGGGCCGCGCAACAGGAGATCGAACAGCACTACCCGCACGACGGCTGGGTCGAGCACGAACCCGAAGACATCTGGTATTCGGTCGCGCGGACCGTGCGTGAGGCGCTCGCGAAGGCCGGGCGCGATCCCAAGAGCGTCGCGGCGGTCGGCATCACCAACCAGCGCGAAACGGTCGTCGTGTGGGACCGCGCCACCGGCCGACCCGTACACCGGGCGATCGTGTGGCAGGACCGCCGCACCACCGACTTCTGCCGCACCCGGGCGGCGGACCAGCCCGCGCTGACCGCCAAAACCGGCCTCGTCCTCGATCCCTATTTCTCCGGTACGAAACTGCACTGGCTGTTCGCCCGCGATTCTGAACTCGCGGCGCGAGCCGCACGGGGCGAACTCGCGTGCGGAACCATCGACACGTTTCTGATCTGGCGGCTCACCGCGGGAAGGGCTCACGCCACCGACGCCACCAACGCCAGCCGCACGCTGCTGTTCAACATCCACACCCTTCAGTGGGACGACGAACTGCTGAGCTACTTCGGCGTGCCGCGCGCCACGCTGCCGGACGTGAAGCCCAGCGTCGCAGAATTCGGCACCACGAAGGGACTCGACTTCCTGCCGGACGGGGTGCCGATTCGCGGCGTCGCGGGCGACCAGCAGGCCGCGCTCTTCGGGCAGGGGTGTTTCAGCCCGGGCGAGGCGAAATGCACGTACGGCACCGGCGCGTTCTACCTGCTTCACACGGGTGACGTAGCCGTAGTGTCGCGGAGCAAGTTACTCACCACCGTTGCCGCGATGACCGATTCCCGCCCCAAGTACGCGCTCGAAGGCGCGGTGTTTATCGCCGGGGCGGCGGTACAGTGGCTCCGCGACGGGCTGCGGCTGTTCGCGTCGGCCGCGGACGTGGAGCGGCTCGCGCACGCCTCGAACCCGTCGGAGCCGGTGTCGTTCGTGCCGGGATTCGTCGGGCTGGGCGCGCCGCACTGGGTGCCCGAAGCGCGGGGCGTGATCTTCGGCCTTACACGGGCCACCACGGCCGCGGACCTGGGGCGGGCGGCGCTGGAAGGCGTGGCGTTTCAGGTCGCGGATCTGATCGAAGCCGCGGAACAAGACGCGCGGGGGGATCGTTCATTCCCCGGAGGGGAGCGCGCCGGGACCGGGCCGCTGCGCGTCGACGGCGGGATGGCGAACAACGACTGGTTCTTGCAGTTCCAAGCCGATGCGCTCGGCCGACCGGTCGCCCGCGCCTCCCAGAGCGAATCGACCGCGCTCGGGGCCGGGTTCCTTGCGGCCGTCGGCGCCGGCCTCGCCGACCAACCGGCTCTCGGGAAGCTGGTGTCGGGCGCAACACACTTCGAGCCGAAGTTGCCGGCCGCCGCACGCGCCGCCAAGCTCGCCGTGTGGCGCAAGGCCGTTCGCGCGGTGGTCGCGTTCTACGCGGGCGGGGCTTGATCGCCGCGGCCCGGAACCGTATCCGTTTGAGGGCGCGCGACCGGGCATAAAATGAACTGACCGAACACCCGAGGTTGATCGTGCTACCCGCCGACGTTCTGCGCCAGGTTCGACGGTTGCACTTGCGGGCCAGGCGGCTCGTTCAAACGCTGCTCGGCGGCGAGTACCACTCCGCGTTCAAGGGCGCGGGGCTGTCGTTCGAGGAGGTGCGCGAGTACCAGCCCGGCGACGACGTGCGCACCATCGACTGGAACGTCACGGCACGCGTCGGGCACCCGTTCATCAAGCGGTTCGTCGAGGAGCGCGAGCTGACGATGATCCTCGCGGTGGACGTGTCCGCGAGCCAGTCGTTCGGCACCCGGGTGCTCACCAAGCGGTCCGCCGCGGCCGAACTCGCGGCGCTGCTCGCGCTGTGCGCCGTGAGCAACAACGACCGCGTCGGGCTGCTGGCGTTCACGTCCCAGGTCGAGCGGTTCGTGCCGCCCAACAAGGGGCCGCGGCACGTCCTCCGGTTGCTCCGCGACATCCTCGCGTTCGAGCCCAAGCACACCGGCACCGACCTCGCCGGCGCGCTCGACCACCTGAACAAGGTGCAGCGCCGCCGGGCGATCGTGTTCTTCATGAGCGACTTCGTCGGCGACAACTTCGCCGGCGCGTTCCGGCGGGCGGCGCACAAGCACGACCTGATCGCGGTGCGGACCAGCGACCCGCGCGAGCGCGACTGGCCCGCGGTCGGCCTGGTGCGGCTACAGGACGCTGAAACCGGTCGCCAGCGGCTCGTCGATACCAGCGACGCCCGCGTCCGTGCCGAATTCGCCGCGACCGCCAAGACCCGCGACGAGGAGTTCGCCAAACTCGCCCGCGGGTGCCAGGCCGACCTCATCGAAGCGGGCACGGACGGCGACCACTTCGACGCGCTGCTGAACTTCTTCCGCCGGCGGGACCGGCGCCGGAGGCACGGGTAGAAATGCGGAACACGCTCTTCGCCGCGCTCGCTCTGGCCTTCAGCGCCGGAGCGAGCGCCGCGCAGCCGCCGAAATACGAGGCGTCCGTCCGCGCCGACCGGGACCGGATCAAGTTGTGGGAACCGGTTCAGGTGACGTTAACGGTGGACGGCCCGGCCCCGATGCGCGCCGCCGTGGAACTGCCGAAGCAGTTGCTCACCGACGCCACCAACGGCGACTGGCGCATCCGCCCGAAGGGCGACGCCGAAGTGCTCCCGCTCCCGGACGGGCGCGAGCGGTGGAAGCAGACGTTCCGGCTCGACCCGCACGCGCCGGGAAAACCGCTCCGCGCGGAACTCGCGCCGGTCGGCGTGAACGGCAAGCCGCTCACCCAAACCCTCGCCGTTGAGGTGACGGTCGAGCGCACCGGCGGGGACGACACCCCGCTGCCCGAATCACTCCCGGTCACCACGATCGAAGAACTTCCGCCGCCGGCGGATACGCCCGCGGGGCGCTCGCCCGGCACGGTTCTGGTCGCCGCGGCCGTTGCGGCGGTCTGTGCGATGCTTCTCGTGTTCGTCTGGCGCCGCGTGCGGCGGCCGAAACCGGTCCCTCCCGGCGCGTGGGCACGGACCGCCCTCGCGGCACTGGAAGCCGAATACGTCGGCGGTCCGGACTTCGCCGAGCGGCTCGCGAGCGTCTTGCGGCGGTACGTGGAGCGCCGGTTCGCGATCCCGGCCACACGCCTAACTACCGCCGAACTGTACGAAGCCATTACACTCGGCGGATGGCCCGTGGACGGCGCGCGGGTGCTGCGCGGGCTGCTCGACGAGTGCGACCTCGCGAAGTTCGCCGGCACGGCCCCTGATGTTGAGGGCTGCGCCACGCTGATCGGCGCCGCACGCGACTGGCTCGACCGCACCGACCCGGAGCCCGG belongs to Gemmata obscuriglobus and includes:
- a CDS encoding transcription antitermination factor NusB gives rise to the protein MSITARQVAADVLNRSRSRDGFAAELVDDAVNAANLSPQDRRFVTQLVFGVIRRGGTLDALLKPFIHLPTHAVQDRVWDLLRLGAFQLTFLTHVPKHAAVHETVELAEHVGAPKAKGFVNGVLRRIAELTTDEFTDAPGAAAVPFALVESAPTPSEGGGRGSYRRLTKPVLPDPATDPAPYFAAAFSFPQWLANRWLKRYGVDECVRLGFWFNAAPPLWVRVNKLRASRESYRIQLAAQTIEVEPGEHPQALRFSQHHSIRDLPGYAEGDFAVQDHSSMLVASALGVQPGMRILDACAAPGGKTTHLMELMDGRGHITACDIDPKRLETVAALAQRMRLTGIETVLLKDNEEFPAGPFDAALVDVPCSNTGVIGRRPEVRWRLKPNEFEYLIRLQTRLLILAADRVKPGGAVVYSTCSIEPDENEGVVKAVLRGMRGLTLEAEHHSVPGRPSDGGYWARLRKANA
- a CDS encoding serine/threonine-protein kinase: MPEPPRTGDAVLELVRRAEITDDDALSGFVSRSGPLPPTASDTATRLVQAGILTPFQAKLILQGKHKGFRLGPYRILNQIGAGGMGTVFLAEHAALRRKVALKVLPGRQALDPVNVERFYREARAAATLDHPNIVHAYDVACDKGTHFLVLEYIDGETLDRTLTARGRLPVGEAVSYAVQAAAGLQHAHDKGVAHRDIKPANLLVGGDGIVKVLDLGLAEFFEESGTKLARNSGLLATTDYAAPEQLRNCESADHRADIYNLGATLYHLLTGRPPFAGTTAAKMIAHQLTPVVPPRELRDEIPEALSDVVEVMLAKEPGDRYPTAGVAVQALLPFVNVPDRHGQPSGKLPPLAAAAVQESTGGLDVGPIREAAAAAEALARAQRTARLAITGMIAGVLFGLVWLAVAVVIYLAK
- a CDS encoding transposase, encoding MVLDLKAAPSAWVHETFPAVRFAWQAGYGAFAVSKSNVEAVRAYIGRQEEHHRKQNYQDEYREFLTRHEQEWDERYVWD
- a CDS encoding SRPBCC family protein, giving the protein MPDDVFTLRSPMPVSADELYAWHARPLAFRRRAPPWEDTRVVKQEGAFGADGFRVTLRTNVVGPVSGTWLAESYDFRPGLGFRDRQIEGPFAAFNHNHDFIPNGPDRSFLEDRIEYRVPLGWPGRVLGSGIVKRRLAQVFAVMGRH
- the glpK gene encoding glycerol kinase GlpK produces the protein MTSPVLLSIDQGTTSSRAVVYDASTFTVLGAAQQEIEQHYPHDGWVEHEPEDIWYSVARTVREALAKAGRDPKSVAAVGITNQRETVVVWDRATGRPVHRAIVWQDRRTTDFCRTRAADQPALTAKTGLVLDPYFSGTKLHWLFARDSELAARAARGELACGTIDTFLIWRLTAGRAHATDATNASRTLLFNIHTLQWDDELLSYFGVPRATLPDVKPSVAEFGTTKGLDFLPDGVPIRGVAGDQQAALFGQGCFSPGEAKCTYGTGAFYLLHTGDVAVVSRSKLLTTVAAMTDSRPKYALEGAVFIAGAAVQWLRDGLRLFASAADVERLAHASNPSEPVSFVPGFVGLGAPHWVPEARGVIFGLTRATTAADLGRAALEGVAFQVADLIEAAEQDARGDRSFPGGERAGTGPLRVDGGMANNDWFLQFQADALGRPVARASQSESTALGAGFLAAVGAGLADQPALGKLVSGATHFEPKLPAAARAAKLAVWRKAVRAVVAFYAGGA
- a CDS encoding DUF58 domain-containing protein is translated as MLPADVLRQVRRLHLRARRLVQTLLGGEYHSAFKGAGLSFEEVREYQPGDDVRTIDWNVTARVGHPFIKRFVEERELTMILAVDVSASQSFGTRVLTKRSAAAELAALLALCAVSNNDRVGLLAFTSQVERFVPPNKGPRHVLRLLRDILAFEPKHTGTDLAGALDHLNKVQRRRAIVFFMSDFVGDNFAGAFRRAAHKHDLIAVRTSDPRERDWPAVGLVRLQDAETGRQRLVDTSDARVRAEFAATAKTRDEEFAKLARGCQADLIEAGTDGDHFDALLNFFRRRDRRRRHG